Part of the Caminicella sporogenes DSM 14501 genome is shown below.
TTAATTCATTATTATCTTCTTTACACCTTATAAACTCTAAAATGTCAGGATGGTCAATACGTAAAATTCCCATATTTGCTCCTCTTCTTCTTCCACCCTGTTTAACAGCTTCTGTAGCCGCATTAAAAACTTTCATAAAACTAACTGGTCCAGAAGCAACTCCTCCAGTTGAAGCCACTGTAGCCCCCTTTGCCCTCAATCTTGAAAAACTAAAACCTGTTCCTCCACCACTTTTGTGTATCAACGCAGCATTCTTAACTGCTTCAAATATACCTTCCATTGAATCTTCGACTGGCAAAACAAAACAAGCAGATAACTGACCTAAATCTTTTCCAGCATTCATTAAAGTCGGGGAATTAGGTAAAAATTCAAGATTAGTCATTATTTCATAAAACTTTTCTTCAATTTCTTTTATATCTTTATTAGAGTTATATTTCTTTTCTGCTAAAGCTATGTAATGTGCAACTCTTCTAAACATCTCCTCTGGAGTTTCTATAATATTTCCATCTAAATCCTTAGACAAATATCTTCTTTCTAGTACTTTTAAAGCATTTTCTAAAAGCTGCATAACACACCATCCTTATCAATATTTAGTATATTTATAACCGAACTGTACTATATATTGTATCATCCTCCATAAATTAAGTCAAAAAAAAGATAGAGCTGGGTACACTATCTTTTTTAAACAATTATATTTAGTATATCTTCAATGGTTTCATTTATATATTCACCTTTTCTATATTTTCGTTTTGCTACTATTATATCGACTTGATTACCCTTTGATACTATCTTTCTTATCGCCTGTGGTATTTCTATAAATTTGCCTAAAATATTAAAATTGTCATCCATAAAAAGAAATGTAGGTATTTTAACTTTTCCATTTACTTTATAATCTTCTAGATATTTTTCATTTCCCTTTCTTGGTACTATTTTTACTTCAATATTAGAATTTATATCACATAATTTTTTAAGAGCTGGTACATTTATAATACAATCTGGACACCATATCTCTGCAAACACAAGAATATTTATCTTTCTATTTATTTCTTTTATTCTCTTTAACAGGTCATCATCCACTTCAATACTATTATATATTTCTAATGCTTTTTCTTTATAAGATTCATCATCGGTCGATATGAAGGTTTCAAAATCCATACCGCTTGTATATAAACTCTCAATACTCATTTTCATCCCCCTTTAGACTATTTTAATATAATTATATAAAATTTTAACATGCAAATACAAACTATAACAAAAAAGCCTCTGAAGAATTTATAAATTCTTCAGAGGCTTTTCTATTAACCGGCAACGACCTACTCTCCCAGGCGGTCTCCCACCAAGTACCATCGGCGCTGAAGGGCTTAACTTCTGTGTTCGGTATGGGAACAGGTGTATCCCCTTCGCTATAGTCACCGGACCTATAAAACAATTAATAATTAATAGTGAATAATTAATAAGTAAAAAACCAACAAATACTAAATTATCAAATGATTTTAAGTTCTTTTAACACC
Proteins encoded:
- a CDS encoding thioredoxin family protein; the protein is MSIESLYTSGMDFETFISTDDESYKEKALEIYNSIEVDDDLLKRIKEINRKINILVFAEIWCPDCIINVPALKKLCDINSNIEVKIVPRKGNEKYLEDYKVNGKVKIPTFLFMDDNFNILGKFIEIPQAIRKIVSKGNQVDIIVAKRKYRKGEYINETIEDILNIIV